GTTTTTCTCGATTTCCTTATCTGCATTTTTAAGACGCTCCTTTAGCGCTTCCTTTTGTTCCTCTTTTTTATCGGTTTTGAACTTGTCCAGATTATATTCCAGTTTCTTTGAAAACTCCTTCATCATCTCTTCCTGTTGTTTCTGGCGTTTCAAAAATTCCTGTATTTTTTGTTGGTCTTTAAACTCAAGGCTATTCTTTTCCTTATTCATTTTTTGCAGCTTGTCCAATTCATTCATCTGCTTATCCTGATTTTTTAAAGACTTTTCGAGGCTATTAATATTGCTATTTTGCTCCTGCAATACTTTGTCTTCATTCTCTTCATGAGTTAATTCGCGATGTCCAAAAACAGTGGATTTTGTACTTTTGAAATTATGAAGCGCGTCATTATCGAATACCTCAAAATAATATTCATATACTATTCCATCATCTATCTTTAAATTCCCGGGTAATGTAAATACAAACTGATCGAATGCTTCATTTTTAATCGCAAGATTTGCCTTTCGTATTTGTTTCGGCTGATCTATAGGATAGAATACAATCTGTAATTTAGAAAGTCCATAATCATCGGATACCTGACCTACGACCAGGCTCTTTCCTGCTTTAATAGAATCAGGAATAGCATTGATTGTGATTGTAGGATACTGATCTTTGATAACTCCTACCTGGTAATTCAGTTTTTCATGATGTTTCACGTTAGAATTGGAGGTAAGGATTTGATATTCTGTATTTTGAGTAATATTTTTGGTCAATGTAAAGGTATTACCCTCATGTAAAAACTGGCTGCTGTGCTGAAAATCAGTCCATTCCACCTCTTTTGTGGTTTGTGTCGCTAACTTCCAGGTAATCGCAGTACCCTCGGGAACAATTGCGTTCCCTGTTCCTTTCACAACTTCTGGTTTCTTATTCAGATATGCGGGATACCGAAGCAGCATTTCAAAATTGGCAATTGTAGGAACCGCAATAACTTTAAGCTCATAATCCGGGGATGCTACTGTATTTGCCTCCACGTGGAACATTATGTTAGCAACTGGTTTTGTAAAACGATATTGAAAAACACCGGGTTTTACATTCTCCAGAAAATAACTTTCATTATGAATATAAATCATCGCATTCTCCGGGATAACACTGCCCGTCGCTTTAAGCTGTAATACAAAATCCTCCCCTTGCTCTGTTTTCAAATCCCGGTTTAAGATTACAAACTGAAAAGGAGCTGGTGGCGTATAGCGATTCTGATAATGTACCACCCGATCAAGGCTGTTGGTAATTATGCCACTATTGCCCGATACCATAAAAAACAACAACAGCAATAGCGGAATACTCGCCCAAGGCAGGTACTTCCGATTCTGCTTAAAGCTTACTGCATTTACAAAAGGGATGGGTTTTAGGTTATTTGCTTTTTGTACTATGGAAGCAACTAAAAGTTCCGACTTCTCATCATGCCTTGAAAGCTGCAGGAAGTTAGTAAGACGGTCATTAATTTCCGGAAAGTGATTTCCAATAATCCGGGAAGCGGTATCATAATCAATCCCCTTTTGGAGCCGGAACAATTTAAAAACAGGAAACAATATGACTCGTGCCAGCAGTACAAGTTCAACTGCGATAAATACCCAAAACAATACTGTACGTCCGATCGATGGTAACCACAGAAAGTATTCTACCAGCAAAGTGATAATAAAATACAATACTCCGAGACCAATGAAAAAAATAAGACCTTTCAGTAATTCGTTGGAATAAAACTTCCTAATAAAAGCTTCCAGCTTTTTAAAAATGATATTTTCTGCTTCCAAAATTGCTCAATTGTTTATAACCGATAAATGTACGATTTTATCTGATTAATTAAAATCATCCGAAATCCAGATGTTAAGCACTTAAAGCAGCGAATTTTAGCATACGGGCAGAAGATTGTAGGTGATGAAATTTTGAAATTAGTATCTTTGTTGGATAAATTATCAAGAAATGTCGAAGCAAGTTCGCGTGCGTTTTGCACCCAGCCCTACAGGTCCTTTACATATTGGTGGCGTAAGGACCGCATTATTCAACTATCTGTTTGCCAAAAAACATGGTGGTGTATTCTATCTGAGAATTGAAGACACCGATCAAAATCGTTTTGTTCCGGGTGCGGAAAACTATATCCTGGAATCCCTGGAATGGTTAGGCATTGCTCCGGATGAAACAATTGGTAAAAACGAAAAATTTGGCCCTTACCGCCAGAGTGAACGAAAAGAGCTTTACAAACAATATGCCGATCAACTGATTGCAACCGGCTGGGCTTATTATGCTTTTGACACAGCAGCTGATTTGGATCAGTTGCGAAAAAATGAAGAAGAACAAGGAAAAACTTTTATCTATAACCATCATAACAGAGAAAAGCTGGATACTTCGCTTTCAATAAGTCAGGAAGAAACGGCTAAAAGAATCGCTGCAGGCGAAGAATTTGTAATTCGTTTTAAAACACCAGTAGACGAAATCCTGCACCTTAAAGACATTATCCGTGGTGATGTAAAGTTCGATACCAATTTGCTGGACGATAAAGTACTTTTTAAAAGCGATGGCATGCCGACGTATCATTTGGCAAATATCGTGGATGACCACCTGATGGAAACCTCACATGTTATCCGTGGTGAAGAATGGCTTCCTTCTATGCCCCTACATGTTTTACTGTACCGTGCCTTTGAATGGGAAGCTCCGGAATTTGCCCACCTGCCACTGATTTTAAAACCGGTTGGAAATGGAAAACTTTCCAAAAGGGATGGCGACAAGCTTGGTTTCCCCGTATTCCCATTGGAATGGAAAGATCCGAACAGCGGAGAAGTTGCCTCAGGCTATCGTGAAAAAGGATTTCTTCCAGAAGCGGTTATTAACTTTTTGGCTTTATTGGGTTGGAGTTCCGGTAATGACCAGGAATTATTTACTCTCGATGAACTTGTTCACTTTTTTGACCTGGATCGCGTTCATAAAGCCGGGGCAAAATTTGACCCTGAAAAAAACAAATGGTTCAACCACCAGTATTTCCAACGCGAAGACAATGCCCTTTTAGCGAAAAACCTGAATCATATACTATTGCAAAAAGGAATAAACAGGCCTATTGAAGTTATTACTGAGATTGTTGGCCTTGTAAAGGAACGTGCCACATTTGTACAGGAATTATGGGAACTATCTGATTTTTTCTTTGTAGCACCTACAAGTTATGATGAAAAAGCGATCAAAAACTGGAAACCAGAAACTGCTGAATTAATGCAGCGCCTGATTGGAGTCCTCGAAAATACACTTGACTTTACAGCTGTTCCTTTAGAAACAACAATTAAAGCCTGGATGAGCGAAAATGAGATTGGAATGGGCAAGATCATGCAGCCGTTGCGTTTGAGCCTCGTAGGCTCTTTAAAAGGCCCTCATTTGTTTGATATCATG
The Flavobacterium kingsejongi genome window above contains:
- the gltX gene encoding glutamate--tRNA ligase, whose product is MSKQVRVRFAPSPTGPLHIGGVRTALFNYLFAKKHGGVFYLRIEDTDQNRFVPGAENYILESLEWLGIAPDETIGKNEKFGPYRQSERKELYKQYADQLIATGWAYYAFDTAADLDQLRKNEEEQGKTFIYNHHNREKLDTSLSISQEETAKRIAAGEEFVIRFKTPVDEILHLKDIIRGDVKFDTNLLDDKVLFKSDGMPTYHLANIVDDHLMETSHVIRGEEWLPSMPLHVLLYRAFEWEAPEFAHLPLILKPVGNGKLSKRDGDKLGFPVFPLEWKDPNSGEVASGYREKGFLPEAVINFLALLGWSSGNDQELFTLDELVHFFDLDRVHKAGAKFDPEKNKWFNHQYFQREDNALLAKNLNHILLQKGINRPIEVITEIVGLVKERATFVQELWELSDFFFVAPTSYDEKAIKNWKPETAELMQRLIGVLENTLDFTAVPLETTIKAWMSENEIGMGKIMQPLRLSLVGSLKGPHLFDIMAVIGKEETIQRIESAIAAL
- a CDS encoding DUF4175 family protein, which encodes MEAENIIFKKLEAFIRKFYSNELLKGLIFFIGLGVLYFIITLLVEYFLWLPSIGRTVLFWVFIAVELVLLARVILFPVFKLFRLQKGIDYDTASRIIGNHFPEINDRLTNFLQLSRHDEKSELLVASIVQKANNLKPIPFVNAVSFKQNRKYLPWASIPLLLLLFFMVSGNSGIITNSLDRVVHYQNRYTPPAPFQFVILNRDLKTEQGEDFVLQLKATGSVIPENAMIYIHNESYFLENVKPGVFQYRFTKPVANIMFHVEANTVASPDYELKVIAVPTIANFEMLLRYPAYLNKKPEVVKGTGNAIVPEGTAITWKLATQTTKEVEWTDFQHSSQFLHEGNTFTLTKNITQNTEYQILTSNSNVKHHEKLNYQVGVIKDQYPTITINAIPDSIKAGKSLVVGQVSDDYGLSKLQIVFYPIDQPKQIRKANLAIKNEAFDQFVFTLPGNLKIDDGIVYEYYFEVFDNDALHNFKSTKSTVFGHRELTHEENEDKVLQEQNSNINSLEKSLKNQDKQMNELDKLQKMNKEKNSLEFKDQQKIQEFLKRQKQQEEMMKEFSKKLEYNLDKFKTDKKEEQKEALKERLKNADKEIEKNQKLLDELKELTNKINQEELFEKIDKFKQASKDQNKNLEQLVELTKRFYVEKKAEQLADKLNKLAEKENKLADENKKENAVKEQQDLNKEFDKIKEDLKNLDKENNDLKTPMDIPSDEKEEKSISEDMQKSVDELQKKDSGKAKAKQKSAADKMKKMGGKMMEAMAMEGAEQLEEDVKMLRQILDNLLAFSFSQEDLMGRFKNAKRGAPSYNKNLKLQQDLKLQFRHVDDSLFAMSLRNPKIDEIITSEVGNVHYNLDKSIETLADSQIPKGVSHQQYTITAANKLADFLSEVLNQMQNQMQMQGVGKGKPKPGQGQGMQLPDIIKKQGELGEKMKKGMKGEKEGEGKEGKEGKNGEPGNKGKGEKGNKGENGSDGEGEANDVFEIYKEQQRLKEALQKTLQKEGMSGSGQNALNKMKEIEKELLNKGFKNETLQKMLNLNHELLKLDNAIQQQGEENKRQSQTNKKDFNNQAVPLSPALQDYLNSIEILNRQSLPLRPNYNKKVQLYFKKND